A genomic window from Sporosarcina sp. Marseille-Q4063 includes:
- a CDS encoding DUF3219 family protein, protein MVQQVFLNDVSISITDFHEEEVNDKAAGKKLRKISFNFKVTSEEYHDITTLLYQMNFHVKVPEKEIEFPATIHSYSTSITNLYKENQVGDFQLELIERL, encoded by the coding sequence ATGGTCCAACAAGTATTTTTGAATGATGTATCCATTTCCATCACTGATTTTCATGAAGAAGAGGTTAACGATAAAGCCGCTGGCAAGAAATTACGGAAAATCAGTTTTAATTTCAAAGTAACAAGCGAAGAGTATCATGACATCACTACACTGCTCTATCAGATGAACTTCCATGTCAAGGTTCCCGAAAAAGAAATTGAATTTCCGGCAACCATTCATTCGTACTCAACTTCCATCACGAATCTATACAAGGAAAATCAAGTGGGCGACTTCCAACTAGAATTAATCGAACGGTTGTAG
- a CDS encoding metal-dependent hydrolase: protein MTGKTHILGGIAASLAYTQFTNHDPLIMVGAGIVGALLPDICHRGSKIGRKLPILSKMINVLFGHRTFTHSLLFLVIITWLLNSFIPSEAVKAGVLAGMVSHYVLDMATKNGIKLFFPLSMTVRFPLTTRTGGKIESLVFSILSLLSFYFAYHTFSIYL, encoded by the coding sequence ATGACAGGAAAAACACATATCTTAGGCGGAATTGCAGCAAGTCTTGCTTATACGCAATTTACCAATCATGATCCTCTCATTATGGTTGGGGCGGGGATTGTCGGTGCGTTACTACCAGACATTTGCCATAGAGGTAGCAAAATCGGAAGAAAATTACCGATTTTATCGAAAATGATTAATGTGTTATTTGGACATCGCACATTTACGCATAGTTTATTATTTCTAGTCATTATCACGTGGTTACTGAACTCATTTATTCCAAGCGAGGCGGTAAAGGCGGGGGTTCTGGCAGGAATGGTGAGCCATTATGTATTGGATATGGCGACGAAAAACGGGATTAAATTATTTTTCCCGCTTAGCATGACAGTTCGCTTTCCATTGACAACAAGAACTGGGGGTAAGATTGAAAGTCTTGTGTTTAGTATTTTATCGCTCCTTTCGTTTTATTTTGCCTATCATACATTTAGTATTTATTTATGA
- a CDS encoding GNAT family N-acetyltransferase: protein MSNFPVLKEYSIKHQNEIIDLILHIQQKEYNVAITKDDQPDLLCIKDFYQTGNGNFWVAIQDDTVIGTISLLDIGNQELALRKMFVKKEYRGPKYQVGSRLLNNALRWANEKSIKGVYLGTTPQFVAAHRFYEKNGFESIEIEKLPASFPVLEVDKKFYRYLIS from the coding sequence GTGAGCAATTTCCCCGTATTGAAAGAGTATTCAATCAAACATCAAAATGAAATAATAGATTTGATACTCCATATTCAGCAAAAAGAGTACAATGTTGCCATAACAAAAGATGATCAACCTGATTTACTATGTATTAAGGATTTTTATCAGACGGGAAACGGGAATTTTTGGGTTGCAATTCAAGATGATACAGTAATTGGTACAATTAGTCTGTTGGATATAGGGAACCAAGAGTTAGCATTAAGAAAAATGTTTGTGAAGAAGGAATACAGAGGTCCAAAATACCAAGTGGGAAGCCGATTGTTGAATAATGCTTTAAGATGGGCAAATGAAAAGTCGATAAAAGGAGTATATCTGGGAACCACACCACAATTTGTTGCTGCTCACAGATTTTATGAAAAAAATGGATTTGAAAGTATAGAAATTGAAAAGTTGCCTGCAAGTTTTCCAGTATTGGAGGTTGACAAAAAGTTTTATAGATATTTGATTAGTTAA
- a CDS encoding GNAT family N-acetyltransferase, translating to MEFIVEQVEDINQIDISQLVKESEAEGYRFLTRLVNDYKDGSNTFDKPGEALFFIENESGEVVAIGGVNQSPFSDDKDVARLQRFYVAADARRQGIGSILLEEIVRHSRDTFREMTVRTESSKADAFYRANGFELDDSASETTHMISL from the coding sequence ATGGAATTTATAGTGGAACAGGTCGAAGATATTAATCAGATAGATATATCGCAATTGGTAAAAGAAAGCGAGGCGGAGGGGTATCGTTTTTTAACGCGCTTAGTAAATGATTATAAAGACGGCAGTAATACGTTTGATAAACCTGGGGAAGCTTTATTTTTTATAGAGAATGAATCGGGAGAAGTTGTTGCGATAGGCGGGGTGAATCAATCGCCATTTTCTGATGATAAAGACGTTGCACGACTGCAAAGATTTTATGTAGCTGCGGATGCAAGGCGACAAGGTATAGGTTCTATATTGTTAGAAGAAATCGTCCGACATTCACGCGATACGTTCCGCGAAATGACGGTCCGAACTGAATCTTCAAAGGCAGATGCTTTTTATCGAGCAAATGGTTTTGAATTAGATGATTCCGCTTCAGAGACGACACATATGATTTCGTTGTAA